The window AAATCCAATCCACATTAATCCAAACATACAACTTCTTATTCTTACCTTAAAGTAGTAGTAGATCTACAAAGTCAACAGCTCAAAACATCCTTAAAAACCTACAAACTAATATCCTTAAACCTGGCCATACTAATCATAAAAATACAAACCTCAAGGAGGAATTAAGAATCTAGAAAAATAACTTGTGTATTGCATTAGCTAATTAAATGtgtaattaattacaaaatccaatttgattaatataagataGGGGATAAATTTCCCTAATTGTAATCCAACTTGTTAATTAGGATCTGCATGATCGAGTTCTAGAATAAGTCTAGAATAAGAACCGAAATAAGCATAAATCTAATCTGTATGATCTGACCTCCAAAGTAAAGTTTGGAGTGACAAAACACCTATTATGAATCTCTGAACTAGATTGAGTCTTTGATCCCTCCCCAGAAATGAGACTTGTCAAAATTTGAACTTTTCATCTTAAATTTTGTACCTTTGATTGAATTATAGAGCAAAGCATCTGTATTTGAGGTTTTAAAGTTAAGAGTTGTAGCAACAATAATATGTACACGAAACCAACACCCCAAATTATTAAATTGGAGAGGAACATCTACTTAAATTTGTGAAGTAGTTAAAGAATAACCAGAGAATGAAATGAAgatagagaaaattaagaattcCGCAATGAAAATGATACAAGAAAGTTCACAACTTTTACATCAATCTAAATAATACAAAGAAGTGAAAATGTATCACTTGCGACAAATACTAGCAGTAGGCAGTAGGCATTGTAAGGTGTAATAGGACCATACTTCTTCTTTGCTTTTGGTGTCCCTCTCATCGGCTAATTTTCAGCCATCACAACTTCCCCAAATGAAAATGTAGTAACAGCAACATCAGTTGCTACAAACACCAAACCTCTCCATCCATTAACACTTACTTCCTCTTAGCTTCTGGTGTCCCTCTCAGCGGCTCAATTTCAGCCACATCAACTTTGCCAAATGAAAATCCAGTAATAGTAGTAGCAGCTGCTGCTACAAACACCAAATCTCTCTTTCCATTAACACTTTCTTCTTCATTGTTCTTCATCTCCACATTCACCCTTTCTCCATCTGATACATTTGAGGCTTTAGACACAATAAGACCTCAATGTTGGGCTGTGAAAAATGATGCCATctaatttggaggctatcatcattgtatatatatatatatatatatatatatggctcACCAAAGGAAAACACTTAACACAGCAGACCAGTTCTACTCAtgtaactttctctctctctctctatatatatatatatagaactaGTCAATGAAATATGGTAGAAACATAGAGTTTTTTAGTCACTCAAATAGACAATGGCTCAGCTTTTAATAAACTTGGTCTAGTATATGAAACTgtcaaattatattttttagtgtGTGGATTGGTACTGTCACAACAAAAACCCTCATCATGAAGAATTAATTTAAGAAACTAAAATAATACTCTTTTTTAGATGAATTTGGTTAATGGTTTGAGTTAAgtgtattattataattattattacatttatatttCAGTGTATTAATTGTTTTGTTGTTGCATGTTCTATTCTTCATGTGTTtctttatttgatgattttaggAGAATGACACCTAATAAAGAATGGATAAGACTTACTAAGATAGATCGGTTGAGTGAAGAGTATAATATTGGTGTTATAGAATTCTTGAACTACGCTTTCAAAAAAACAGGAGAAGCATACGAAATTCGATGTCCATGTGTTAGGTGTAACAACACCAATTTTGGAACTCGAAACTTGGTTCACACACATTTAATAACAAATGGAATAATGgaaaactataccttttggtaTCATCATGGTGAAAGACGACATGATCTTGATTCTGATGAAGAAGAATATGATGAAGATGATAATTGTaacatccgtgtctaaaatttttatttttcgaaatacatagctttaattatttataaatttaaatatactattgggtttaatttaatgtctttaagtttaaattaaaaagttttgggtaagtgtaataaaaagttataaATTCAAGGaccaaaattgatattttttaattactaataTACATACACGTGTAAGTATAGTTGAAAGTAATTTCAACTTatcctatataaaaaaaaagtaaagaataATTCATATTAAAGTAAATGGATTAATATGGTTATGATGTAATGTGCACAAAGCTTTTTACTAcatccaattaattaaattataatataaaaacatGGCTTTTATATATGTTTGTGTCAATTAAATATGAAAACATGGTTTTCTATATCTATGTGTCAACTAGATATTAAAAGAATGCTTTAATAATAGATGATGTCTCAAAATATAGAATTTAGTGATGACAAGTGTTTcataaattgaaattaaaataaaaatatacacaCAATTATATATATTGGAGGGTATCTTAAAAAGGGGGATGAATGAGGAAAACAAAAGAGTTTTTGTTAGGAATTGGAGAAAAGCGTTTTTGGTCGTTGTTGACGACGATATTTTGGATTAGCTACCGACGACGATATTTCGGATCAGCTATCAATGGATTACACTGATTAATTTTCAGTGACCGACGACGATATTTCGGTAACTGTATTTGttatctaaattattttatcaatgttataagtatgattttgagtaagtttAGTTTCGATAGTTCCGTCAAATTTAATAGATTTACGATTAATGAGTTAGCTTCTATCAATTACtcataaaaatgtaaaatttagaCAGTTGTCCATTAGATTTATTCAAGTCGGTATTTTAGCATCGTCACTAGTTTAAAAGTATAATCGGTATGAGTTTAAAAGTATAATCAGTCTGAATTAACTATCTCAATGACCGAAAATAATCCAATAAGAATATTTCgatcagtaaaatattttaagcgACTTTAACAGTTAGAGttaaaataagttgaaaatagaaggactaatatGGATATTTTCCAAATAAAGTCGGTATCGAgtcgaatataaaatttgtataaaaatttgaatataaaattagttcaAATAGATTTATGACAATATAATGTGTCTAATGGTATATTCGGTCTAAAATAACGATACTCAGTTAGCGATACACGTAACAATTTCGGTAACAAACATAAACGGTTTGATAAAAGTGTttagtttaaaattatttatataatatatttgagTTACTTTGAATACTTCgattcaattgtttaaaatattatatacttTGGATTTCGATTGAATACTCTGGATTTTGATTATTGgaagaataattattattattgtggtacTTTGAAAATCGGATTGATAAAATGAGTTTGacgatttcttacgaattgtttttgaaTTGAAGAAACTATTGcggttgttgttattattttgggattgaagtccaaatatgatttttatgagttgtgatattttgaaagataaaatggttttgtccatctaggattgcccggggtaggagttgtaagttttaagaccatacctaagggcggtatggccagagtgcacggctggtagtcctaacgttaggcaaggcgagatatgaatgagatatctcgattattgatatgattgatgttatgataagctacacgggtggaattcgaggattgacacacacgcaaattttgtattacgttttgataatgtttgatgatttgaattataatgttttacgatttatttgattatgagttggtttgttaaagcggtttgttcgatttgattcgatttgataaaacgttgttcgatttgattcgttttgataaaacgttattcgatttgattcgttttgataaagtgatatatatatatatatatatatatatatatatatatatatatatagagtaataaaatgaaatatacaattaagttattagcgtgtcaatcaacgtgtcaataagttacaatgagttcataagttaagagaactaccggAGTTAAGAGagctacctaaaataggtagaactacgtggctttgattcccgatttaaaaattaaaagatgctcgggatacgtaggaagcttgatagaattatcaagtccaagccaaataataaataaaattttaggtaatttttatctaaaaaaaattggttcGGCTTTCAGGATATTAGAAGTTGGTTGTCCTGTTTTctgttcatacccgatgccgttttggatcgggtgtgacaatagtgataatgatgatgatgatgattgggCTGAAGAtattataaatgatatatatccTGATATTGAATTGAATGAAGAGGAACCCAATGATGAAGCGAAGAAATTTTATAGGTTATTACAAGATTTAGATAAAGTAGTTTACCCTGGTTGCAAGACCTCTAAGTTGGATGCGCTTGTCAAATTACTATACATCAAAAGTGTTGGTCGGTGGAGTAATAAATCATTTGACATGTTATTGCAAGTGTTAAAAGAAATACTCCCAAATGGTTCTACTTTGCCAGAATCATATTATGAGGCAAAAAGAATTATAAAAGATATTGGTCTCTCTTATGACAAGATTGATGCATGTGTCAAAGATTGTATGTTGTATTGGAAAGAAGATGAAAATTTGGACAGGTGCAAAATATGTGGTCTCTCAAGATGGAAAGATGATATTCGTAATGGGGAAACTAAACTTCGGAAAAATGGGAAGAAAATACCAGTCAAGACAATGCGTTATTTTCCTTTAAAGCCAAGACTTCAAAGATTGTTTATGTCAAAGAAGACATCTTCTTTGATGCGATGGCATAAGGAAGGTAGAGTAGATGATGGAGTTATGAGACACCCTGCTGATTCCCCCGCTTGGAAGACCTTTGATGATGTTCATAAAAACTTTTCCTCTGATCCTCGTAATGTAAGACTTGGCCTTGCTAGTGATGGTTTTCAGCCATTTAATCATTCTAAAACTTCATATAGTATTTGGCCAGTCATATTAATTCCATACAATTTGCCACCATGGATGTGCATGAAAGAACCTAACTTTATCCTTTCTACCCTTATACCCTTATACCGGGTCCTGATGGTCCAAGAGATGCAATTGATGTCTATCTCCAACCTTTAGTCGAAGAATTAAAAGATTTGTGGGAAGTAGGAGTTGCAACATTCGATGTGTCGACAAGACAAAACTTTATGTTACATGCATCCTTGTTATGGACTATCAATGACTTTCCTGCATATGCAAATTTGTCTGGTTGGAGTACAAAAGGTAAGATGGCTTGTCCTTGTTGTAACAAAGACACTTGTTACTTGAGGTTAGCTAATTGTAAGAAGCAATGTTATATGGGACATCGCCGATTTCTTGATAGCAAGCACAGATggagaaaagataaaaaaaaagtttgatggTACTCAAGAATTGAGGCCGCCACCGAAATCACTCTCTGGAATTGATATCATTGCTCAAGTTACTAGCCTTGAGGGAATCATCTTGAGTAAAGACCTTAGCATGCAGATAGAGGTGACAATTTGAACAAGAAAAGCATATTCTTTGAACTTCCATATTGGAGTAGTCTTTTGTTACGACACAATTTGGATGTGATGCACATTTAGAAGAACATATGTGATAATATTGTTGGGACAAGCATGAATGTGAAAGGGAAGACTAAAGACACTATGCAATCTCGCAAAGATTTGGAGGCAATGAACATTCGTCCAGACTTGGATTTGATTCTCAAGGAGGATAAGTTTGAGATTCCTATAGCATCTTACATGTTATCTCATGATGAGAAGCACtcattttgttcattttttaAGCAACTAAAGGTCCCTGATGGTTTCTCATCTAACATTTCTCAAAGTGTGAACATGAAAGAGCACAAAATTTCTGGTTTGAAGAGTCATGATTGTCATGTTTTGTTGCAACATCTAATTCCTCTTACAATACGTGGCCTCCTTCCAAAAAATGTTTGCGAACCCCTTTATCGAGCTATCTTTATTCTTTATTAGTTTGAGTGCTAAGGCATTAAAGGCAGAAGAGTTGGAAGAAATTCGCAATCAGATTCCTATAACTCTATGTAAATTGGAACAATGTTTTGTTCCTTCCTTTTTCGATATAATGGTTCATTTGCCGATTCATTTGGCTAATGAAGCTTTGATATGTGGCCCTGTACAATTTCGTTGGATGTACCCTATTGAGCGGACATTACATGATTTAAAACTTCTTATTCGTAATATGGCTCGTCCAGAAGGGTCAATTGCATATGGGTATATTGCAAAAGAGTGCATGACTCTATGCTCAAGGTACTTGAATGGTATTGAGACAAAATTTAATAAACCAGATAGAAATGGCGATGGTTGTTCAGATTATTTTGATGGTGGATTTTCCTTATTTTCGCAACATGGGCGATGAATGGGTGGAAGCACATGCATATGTCATAAATAATTGTGATGAAGTCATACCTTTTCTCGAGTAAGTCAATATCTTGAAGAGCTATAATTGTATTTTAAATTCTTAAATAATTATGAATAATAATTTCTAAAAATTCGTTGCAGAGAGTATTCCCAGATTCGAGAAAGTATTCATCCACAACAATCTTTTAATGATTGGTTTAAAGATACAGTGAGTATATCTTTAAACTCTTCATCAAGAAAATATATACCACGTTTAAATGTCTCATACATAATTTTATTGTAGGTTGCAAAAATGTATGCATCTAGCAAGGAATCCAATATTCGAGATTTGTTGTCATTATCTCGTGGTCCATCCCAATATGCTACAAACTTTGATGGTTATATTGTGAATGGGTATAGGTTTCGCATTGAAGATTGTGATAAACGACGTAGAACACAAAATTATGGTGTGTGTGTGAGCAGTGATGTTGGAAATGAGGGAGGACCTATTGATTATTATGGGATTTTAACTGAGATTCTTGAATTGCAGTATCTTGGTGAGAAAAGAGTTGTCCTATTCAAATGTAAATGGTTTGACGTTCATGACAATGTGTGGGGATAAAAAATAGATGAATTTGGATTCATTTGTATCAATCCTCAACGTTGTTTGAAAACAAATGAACCATTTATTCTAGCAAGTCAAGCTTCTCAAGTCTTTTATGCTATAGATAATGCTAATAAGAATTGGCATGTTGTTATTAAGACACAACCACGAGATTCATACAATATGTCTTCTCAAATAGATGATGACaatgagaattttgatgatcttGGTGAGGCTTATCAAGAGGGTGAATCATTCAAGTTTCAATGTGGCACTACATTGAATACAACAGACGGGAAAAATTGGGCACGAAGTGATTCATTACCAATTACTTATGATGTGTCAAaatctaaaaagaaaagaaagcgGTAAATAATATCTTGAAGctgagatttttttttcaatatgtTCATTATTATTTTCTGATGTATCACATATGTTTGAAGTCGTTATATTATTTGACTTCTTTAAATAAGTAAAATGCTCAGACATGCACTTCCTTTCAAATATGTTCAATATTAATTCCTTATGCTCATTTTGTTTGTGTTCTATAGTTTTCTATTGACAAATATTGCATATACCTTTTTTTCAATTTGAGGTGAAAATGCAATCAAGCCAACTTCCTACTCGCAAAAAGTTCATCCAGCCAGGCAAACTGGGGAACAAAAATCGAGTATTGAGTGCTTTCCAACATTCAAGCGTACCTCATGATAAAAGTACTGAAGACACTCCGAAGGGTGTTACTCCAAGAAAAGAGAACCTTAAAGGtatttttcaatttctttaagGTAGTTTTCCatttatataatttctttaaaatagtttctatttatacaaaattgatttttttttgtaaatatataCTGCCTCTGCATCTGCAATTTGATGGTAAAATGTTGTATTTGTGTTATTATATTCGACTATAATTATCTTTATTAAATTAATGCTTTGTAGATGTTGGTTTGATTGTGCATTTTGGTGATCTACAATACCACGATAAAGGTTTCAACGAAGAATGTTGTTTCCTGGACATTTTGAGCATATGCAAAAAATTTGTCGATATTTATTCTGTTGGCTTGAGATTTGCTGATGATGATGGAAGACCAGTACAAAATGATTTAGATGTCTTAAATATGTTCAAAAATTATTCGGGTTCTACAGTCATACATCTTTATGCCAAAAGAGACATAAACTCACGAGGTTTAATATACAAACTCCCAAGTGAGAATCCTAATCTAGGTACTTTCATATTATTGCTAAAGATAATCTATTTTAACATTTAGTTATATATCCTATTTCACTCTAACTCTTATCTAAATTTTCATGTTATTAGCTTCTGATATTGCACCCATACCAATAGTGACAAATGTAAAGATAATGGGTGAGCTTAAGGTAAATCAGAAAGTGATGGTATATGGTGCTATTAGTAACGGGGTGGAGACTGCGAGTATTGCCGAATTTTTCATAACTATGAATAAAAACTTGGATATTGAGAATGGTCTTACACCTATCAGCTCACCTAGCAAAGAGAAGGTAAATATTCTTTgttattcaataattattatgtTGGACATATTTgcattattaatttatgatgATGATATTGTTTATTTAGGAGCTTGAATTACCATTACAAGCTGTTGGTCAATTTGTTGTTGCCAAACTAACTCCCATGACAGAGGATGGAAAATCTGGTGATCCAAAGTATGCAATATCTCAAACATTTGTTAAGAGTAAGCATCTTTAATTGATGTATACTTTCATTTCAATAAATGTATACTTTCTTGTGCTTGTTTTATTTTGCTTAATTTcctaagaaaataaaacatgaaCATTCTGAATTCTTAGTATGAGTTTGTTTCttctttttaattcttttttattcattttctaGGTGATATTCCAAAAATTGTGAGAAAAGTTAGAGGTTGTAATAAGAACAAAAAAATTTGTTCTCTCAAACAAGGAGAGAAACTTGACATATGTTTCTACAACAATCGTGGCGTTGGAGAGAATCAGAAGTATTGGTCGAGGCATTTAGGGAAGATTGTACGTAATTGACATATTTGTCCTGTATGGGTACAAACATGGATGGATATAAGTGATGTCACAAAAAAGCACATGTGGGACACAGTTACAGTAAGTAGTTTCAACACTAATCAATTTAAActatttcaatatatatatttaataatattggcTATAATCAATTTGATGTAGGAGTATTTTAAACATCCTGATATCCAGTCGTACTATCTTCACACCTTAGAGCATATGAAGGAACTGTGGGGAAATTAGAGGGCAGAATTGAATAAAAAGTATGTGAAGACTGGTGAAAGTAAGGTGGAGGCTTTGAAAAATGTGGCTAAAGGCATGGATTCAAAAGATTGGGAATGGCTAGGAAATAACGTATTCTATACAGCAAAGTTTCTGGTATGATTTTGTGCATCTTAAATCTAATTTAGTTAACAAGGTTTTCAATTTGATGTCGGTGGTGTAATTTCATAGGAGATAAGCGTAAGAAATTCTCAGAACAGGGCTTGTCAACAAAGTATGCATATCCATCGTTGTGGAAGCAAGCCTCATAGGGAAGTGATATATGAAATGGTATTTTCACCActctttcaaaattttcattaGTTTGATTATCAATATTTCCTTTCTATTAATTTGTAATCATTTTATAGGGAGGCAAAGACGGCAACCCGCCAGATGTAAGAGAAGTCTTTGTTAAAACTCGAAAGATTGATGAAAACATAGTTGAACcagaaacaagaaaaaaatatgtaagTTCCAATTTGTCAAGTCATCCCAttgaattatatttattatatttgacATAATTAAAATTTGTAGGATGAACTAAAGATGACAATGGAGTCAGAGCCAACTCTTACTAATTTACAAGTTGTGGAAAGGTGCTTCGGACGACAACGCCATGGTCGTGTCTTTGGTTATGGAGGTGGCTTGAAGCGAAAACATTTTGAAAGTACTTCTCAAATCAAAGAACTCAAGACCAAGCTTCATGATAAGGAAGAGGAAAACCGTAAGCGTATGGATCGTTTGGAGCAAATTGAAAATCTATTAGTCCAAGTGGAGAATGAACGTGTGGAACACTCAGATACAAATACTTCATCAAATACTAATGATGAGCATCAAAAGGTACATTCATATCCTCTAATTTCATTATATTGTTACTTAAGCTTGGTTGCATCATTACTCTAGATAAAGTGTCATCCTTATAAGGTCTCTTATTAGTGCTTTCAAGGATTGATATACAAAGGATATGAATGTGCGTTCTCTCAATATTAGTTGACTGTTTCTGTCTAATTATTTGTAGGAAAATGTGCTTGAATATAGGGAAAAAATTGTGTGTGCTAGTTCAATGATAAAAGAATCTAGTTGGTGTTAATTTGGATTGTTTTATATTCacattcttttcatttttgtgtgtttttttaatGGATTTAGGGatgcattattatttttgttttctgcCAAAGTTTGTTTAAGAGCTAACTGGTGATATCGAGTTTTGAAGTAAAGTGAGAAGTTTGAAATGAAATGATACTATGTCTATTATCCTTGCTTTTCTTCATGCTTTGTGTGCTTAGATTTTCATTAGTGTACTGTTgttgtaaaaagaaaaaaatcatgTGTCTCAATGTCATATCCCTCTTAATTGTTGTTTTAATCTGGTGCAAAAATCACGTGGGATATATTTGATGCTGATTATTTTAGTTTCAATGCATAAATTACATAACAATCTGACTTTTCGTTAGTAGAGTTGAGTTCTGAGATTTTGTTTGGTTGTGGGATGCGTTTTACAATTTAATGCAAACAATTTATATGAAAACAAATTACTAAACCCAAATACAAACTTAAAAACTTAACTATAAGCAAATAGCTCTAAATTTGTAGAAGAAATTAAGTTGTCCCAGGTTTTAAAAACTATGTTCAGGCTATCAAAATTCAATTgctttaaattttcaattaatttttgcTTCAGTTTTGGGTTAACAGTTTTGCCTTATTGTGTGTTTTGAGTTTATGTTTGAGCTAAACACACAATTTTCATCATGTAACTTGCTGAGCCTAgtaataacaataacaacatGAGATTGTTTGATTTGTCATCGATTATTGGATAGAGTAAGGAATTTAAATTTTCTCAGTTGGATTTTTCCATAGCTTTATGTTTGTCTAAGATTTGGTGCTTTTTTGAGTTTAACTTGGAAATTAGCTGGATTGAATCAAATAATTTATTTCAATAGCCATTGTTGCACATTAAAAACTTGATATAAACCTCAATGTACCTATTTGACAACCTTTAATCCTCATAGTTTATTGCTTGAAAATGGCCCTAACAATAgcgtttatttttgtactttgccCTTGAATTAATGAATGATAGTTTACAGGGTGATCAAGTTAATGCAAATTGAATGCTTATGTTGCTAAGGATTTAATAGGCTGTAATTTCTATTCTAATatacatttttacagtttttacTCTTGATGCATGATTTGGTAATTACATGTCTCATATTCTCTTGTTTATTCTGTCTAATTATTTATAGGCATTTTTTTATGATGTATAACATGTGGCAGAAAATTAGttcataatattttacattatatctttgaattttaagttcattttttctttctccAGGGCGTTTAGCTACTCATTTATTCCCCAAAATTCAAGTAAGTTTTTGTTTTACTTTGAGAGTTttagtatatatttaatttcaccCACAAAAGAAAAAGTATGGATAGTGAAAAAGTACTTGAGGTTTATTTATCTTCAAACTTTATTACCTTATAATATAGGAGTATATGATTAATATAGACCAATAATGTTCAATATTATGCCAATAATGTTTATTTTGGTCCATCTTACTAATATAGACCAATACGCTTTGTCCAAGTCTTTGCTTATTCTTTTCTCTTATACCTTTCCCTTATTATTGGATGTTTACATTTGTAACAGCAGAGCTAATTGTTCTGTTCGGTTGGATTATTCTTCTGGGATGAGATTTGGAACAAACTGTTGAAGTAGCTTTAATGGAGATTATATATGCCTTTGATTATATCATATTAATGTACGAAACAAGATGATTTGTTTTCCTATTttagaaagaacaagaacacATTTCAGTTCATAGTTTTGCACTTTTATTTTGAATCTTGTTAAATGACAAATTGGtttatattttattgaatttacgtttcaattattgaatttgtatttattGTGTATTTAGATGATTCTAGTGTCACAACACATTAATTCATGATATAATTACTAATCTCTTAGTTGTAAAATATCACTTCTAATGACAGTACATATAGAAATAATGACGGTCTATTATCTCGTGAGAATGTTATAATGATGATGGTAGAAATTGGAAATAACGAcggtttattttcttattaaaaggttaTAATAACGACTGTTTATTCACTCGCTAAAGTATAATAACAATGACGGTGGTTTTTGGAAATAACGACCGTATATTCAATCATTAACGTTTCATAATAATGACGGTGAAGAACGGAAATAACGATCGTTTATTCACTCATTAAAAGGTCATAATAACGACAGTGAATTATGTGAATAATGACCGTTTATTCACCCATTAATACGTCTTAATAACGACGGTGAAATCAGTTAACAACGACGGTCATTATTGTCCTAATTATTGAGTAGTAAGGACAGGCTGCATACAGTCGTTGTTTTGTTTTAACGACGGGACACGGTATACCGTCGTTAATACCTTTAGTGTCGGAGGTTTTAACGAGGGTGGACGACGGTATATACGGTCGTTATAAGTTAATAACGAcggtatttatttaattaacgacGAGATTAACTCTCGTTATAGACcaaatttcttgtagtgatagATACAGATCTTGATAGTGGGGCAGAAAACATTTTGAGACAAGAAACTAGTGAAGGAGAAGAGCAAAATGAAGAAGGGGCATATAAAACAATGAATAGGAGAGATAGGAGGATGCAAACTTGGATGGGAGAGTATGTAAGTGGGGAGGATCTAAGTGAAGAAGACGAGACAGCCTATATGGTAgcatcactacaagaaaatcgcTTTTTGGTAACAAGCTTTGGCAACAATGGAAGAAGTTGTTGCTATAAACGAACGTTAGCAACCAACTTTTTTGAGTCGTTACAAAAGGTTGTTACTGTAAATTTATTTCGACGGGTGGGATTTGATGAGAAAAGGTAATAACTTTGGCAACAATGTCTTTGTTGttataaatgaaaatatttttacCAACAACTCCATGTTGTTACTTTAAATGAAAGCATTTACTACAACAACACATTGTTGTTGCTGTAACGAAAACATTTATAGCTACAACAAAATATTGTTGCTGTAAATGAAAGTATTTACAGTAACGAATCCG of the Euphorbia lathyris chromosome 7, ddEupLath1.1, whole genome shotgun sequence genome contains:
- the LOC136234770 gene encoding uncharacterized protein isoform X4, yielding MQSSQLPTRKKFIQPGKLGNKNRVLSAFQHSSVPHDKSTEDTPKGVTPRKENLKDVGLIVHFGDLQYHDKGFNEECCFLDILSICKKFVDIYSVGLRFADDDGRPVQNDLDVLNMFKNYSGSTVIHLYAKRDINSRGLIYKLPSENPNLASDIAPIPIVTNVKIMGELKVNQKVMVYGAISNGVETASIAEFFITMNKNLDIENGLTPISSPSKEKELELPLQAVGQFVVAKLTPMTEDGKSGDPKYAISQTFVKSDIPKIVRKVRGCNKNKKICSLKQGEKLDICFYNNRGVGENQKYWSRHLGKIVRN
- the LOC136234770 gene encoding uncharacterized protein isoform X2 encodes the protein MVLRQNLINQIEMAMVVQIILMVDFPYFRNMGDEWVEAHAYVINNCDEVIPFLEEYSQIRESIHPQQSFNDWFKDTVKMQSSQLPTRKKFIQPGKLGNKNRVLSAFQHSSVPHDKSTEDTPKGVTPRKENLKDVGLIVHFGDLQYHDKGFNEECCFLDILSICKKFVDIYSVGLRFADDDGRPVQNDLDVLNMFKNYSGSTVIHLYAKRDINSRGLIYKLPTSDIAPIPIVTNVKIMGELKVNQKVMVYGAISNGVETASIAEFFITMNKNLDIENGLTPISSPSKEKELELPLQAVGQFVVAKLTPMTEDGKSGDPKYAISQTFVKSDIPKIVRKVRGCNKNKKICSLKQGEKLDICFYNNRGVGENQKYWSRHLGKIVRN
- the LOC136234770 gene encoding uncharacterized protein isoform X1, translated to MVLRQNLINQIEMAMVVQIILMVDFPYFRNMGDEWVEAHAYVINNCDEVIPFLEEYSQIRESIHPQQSFNDWFKDTVKMQSSQLPTRKKFIQPGKLGNKNRVLSAFQHSSVPHDKSTEDTPKGVTPRKENLKDVGLIVHFGDLQYHDKGFNEECCFLDILSICKKFVDIYSVGLRFADDDGRPVQNDLDVLNMFKNYSGSTVIHLYAKRDINSRGLIYKLPSENPNLASDIAPIPIVTNVKIMGELKVNQKVMVYGAISNGVETASIAEFFITMNKNLDIENGLTPISSPSKEKELELPLQAVGQFVVAKLTPMTEDGKSGDPKYAISQTFVKSDIPKIVRKVRGCNKNKKICSLKQGEKLDICFYNNRGVGENQKYWSRHLGKIVRN
- the LOC136234770 gene encoding uncharacterized protein isoform X3; the encoded protein is MVDFPYFRNMGDEWVEAHAYVINNCDEVIPFLEEYSQIRESIHPQQSFNDWFKDTVKMQSSQLPTRKKFIQPGKLGNKNRVLSAFQHSSVPHDKSTEDTPKGVTPRKENLKDVGLIVHFGDLQYHDKGFNEECCFLDILSICKKFVDIYSVGLRFADDDGRPVQNDLDVLNMFKNYSGSTVIHLYAKRDINSRGLIYKLPSENPNLASDIAPIPIVTNVKIMGELKVNQKVMVYGAISNGVETASIAEFFITMNKNLDIENGLTPISSPSKEKELELPLQAVGQFVVAKLTPMTEDGKSGDPKYAISQTFVKSDIPKIVRKVRGCNKNKKICSLKQGEKLDICFYNNRGVGENQKYWSRHLGKIVRN